The following is a genomic window from Malus sylvestris chromosome 7, drMalSylv7.2, whole genome shotgun sequence.
GTAATCTCATCTTCCCGTTGTGAATTTTGAATCTGTGTAGATGCTAGCTTGAAATTTCATCTTTTAATTCATCACTTTCGTCAAATTATACCGCCGGTTATGATCATCTGGTGCTCTGTAGATGTTTGGTTGTCACTTTGCAATGAATAGTATGCGAAATTGAATTCCGTAATTTATATAGGGTGTAAATTTGTATGGGAAATCGAAACTTCTGTGAATTAGTTTTCTGGATCAGAATTAGTGTAAGCACGCATGTCGTAATTCGTGTTGGTGATGCGCTGCCCGTGCTGAGATTAGAATTGTGGCAGATAAGTAAAGAAGAATGTTTGTCATAGCAGTAGGTGCTTTTCATCATTTAACTGCCCTCCTCTAATGATTTGTGTTCTTGTGTAACGAATATGCGTGCTTAATGCTTTGCTCTGCGTATATAAAACACATATTGATGTGCTCATAAACTTTGTAACTTTTGCATTTGACTAATGTTCTCGCTTCTCACTATTGCTGTTGTACCGTTCATGAACCATGGTTTGGCGTACCATTCTTGGGCAAGCTCGTGAAGAACTTGCTTAGCTAGCTAAAAGTGATACCGGGTTTAAGTGATTTTGTACGCGCCATTTCTGGAAATTTTCACCCTTTCCAAATTGTATTGGATTATATTGATCCAGCTTGGCTACGTGGTCAGATGTTCAGATTATGACGTCGTCTGCATCTGGATTATACAGTCTGGTCAGGGGCTTTACATATGACCAGCGGGTTTAAATTGTGAAGTTTGCTCAACATGCAAAAACAGTCAAAATGGTTGTTACTCTTCCTGCACCGCATATGGAAGTCACTCGAATATATAATCTCATTTGCAAATGCTTCTTTTTCGCTTTACGATTATGCATGAATGCCTCAGAAGATACACATGTGTATTTTTACATAGGCAAACAGTTGTTTTCAGGACAGATAACGTCCTTTTAAGATCTTTCTTGTGTTATTTGAACTGAGACCTTGTTTAAGCAATCTGTAAAAGTCCTGTTCCATTTCCTTCTGTATTTTATCATTTCATTAATTCTTGCCTTGTTTTCTTTGGGGATATTGCAGGTCCCGTTGCCGAAGACATGTTCCACTGGCAGGCAACAATAATGGGTCCCCCCGACAGTCCATATGCTGGGGGTGTTTTCCTAGTTACTATCCATTTTCCTCCAGATTATCCCTTTAAGCCACCAAAGGTACTACTAAACTATCCAATTCTAGCAATGAAGTGTTTTTATCTTTGAACTTCAGTGGTCGACATGATTCATTTTCTCTCCATCATCCCTGGaaacattgaaaattttaacCAATGATGCGATGGATTTAAGCTGGGGTTTGAACTTTAATTAATCATGTTATAGTAACTTACCGATTTTGTCAGAGTCGTCTTCTTTCTTCCACCCTTGGCACAACTTCTACTTTGAATACCCATATTGTGAACCGTTTTTCGTAGTTGCACAAAGTTTTCTTCGTCTACCAATACCTCTTCAACGACCACCAGCACTTGTTGGTGCATCCATCACCCCTCAGGTTCAGTAATTGTACTGAGAAAAGCTACTGCATGTCTCCAACTCTTCCAGAAGAGGAGACTACGAGGGGACGTATACTTttatagaaaacaaaaacaagtctGTAGTAGATGCTTTTCCACCATATAGCAGAATTACCCTTGCATTCTTCGTTTTCATCATTCAATAATGTGTAGTTCTTCCAATGATGGAGTTCTGGTTCTCTCTTTTTGTCTCCGTCACTGATGCCTTGATGGTTCTGTAGGTGGCATTTAGAACGAAAGTATTCCACCCTAACATAAACAGCAACGGAAGCATTTGCCTTGACATCTTGAAGGAGCAGTGGAGTCCCGCTCTAACTATTTCCAAGGTATTGTATCGTGGTCCCGAAAAGCGAAGGCTCCAACGTAGAAAATACAAAAAACCATTCATTCTAGAAATCAAGTTATTCATTGGAAACAAATCTTATTCGCACCGGTCTGTTTACATTATAAGAACCgttgttaattttttgccaTCAGGTGTTGCTTTCCATCTGTTCTCTGTTGACGGACCCAAACCCCGATGATCCGTTGGTGCCGGAGATTGCTCACATGTACAAGACGGACAGGAATAAATACGAGACGACAGCGAGGAGCTGGACCCAGAAATACGCCATGGGCTAAAAGATCGCGTGGTACGTGCCGTATGGGGCTTCTTCTATCTTTCTCGTGTTTGAGTTTGTGTAACGCCTTGAATCCCAAGAAAATTGGACTAAAATGAATAGAGTTCCGTAGCATGTCCtcttgatttaaaaaaaaaaatgaaagaaaagccAACGCATGTtgctttttttaattgtttgtaTGGATAATGTGGATCTTTTAGAACAAATGATTTGTGTCTCCGATTTCGTTGTTTATAGTTTAGATAAATTGGGCCTGGGCTTTATAATTTGTAATGGGCTTGGGCCGAAGCAAAATTAAATTCACAAACTAAAACAAGGGACACGAGTCCGACATCGGATAATACGCCTCAATAAATCTTGTCCCCTTAGGAAGGGGGGCACCCGAAGCCCATCgaacaaatatataaattaaaattgaatttaCGATTAATACCAACTCGAATACACTGGATCCCATTTGAACTCAGCTTTTAAGCAAGTTCGGGCtcttaacttcgaagttaagcgagattgGGTGAGACAATACTAAGATAGGTGATCTCTTGGGAAGTCCTTGCCTTGCATATTATAGGTTGTAATGACTATTAACAAACAGGAGATTATATGTATCTTATGGTTATGTGAGATTGTAATTTATAAATTGTTTGCTGGCATGAAATTTTACTTAATTGAAACTGAGTTCTATTCGATTTAATGAACTTTTTATGTTCCGAAAAATTTAAGCTTTCAATTGAATTAGAATGCATGAAATGTGTGAATTTTTAGAAGATTAAAACTCTTGAAATGTTGAACATTTTTATATATGTGTTGAATAGACTCAAAGCGACCGAACTAAACTGAATTAAATCGATTAAGAATGGCTTGGTTCAGTTCGGTTTCAATGTCGGCATTTGTCAAAAATCGAACCAAACTGAACCGCTGAATACTAGTTGATTTGGTTATAATTTTTAGGTCAACCCAAATCAAACCAATCCCAGTCCACCACTATCAAGTGGACATCATTTAAATTTTGAACAATGCAATGAAGATTAGTATGACCCATGAACAAGAAAACACATATAAATCGATAAATTGTCTGAATTTTTTTATGCCCATTTTTCTCTTGATCTTTGTCATGGTGTTCAATGTGTTTACATCAATCGAAAAGAGAGAATTAAATGTACTTTTGACATAAGTAGCATTAATTCGAATAGactgaaaagttcaaaacatccACTTTCGAATATGGCAGCAACAAATAACCTGTTAGATTCGATaagagcccaacccaaaatCTAAAATCTTTAGATTTGGGTCATGCTGGACCAACCAGTTTTACATCCTTGAAAACCTAATTAGGTTTGTTGGGCTGTATCCATAAAAGCATTGGATTGATAACGTCCATTCCATTGTGTAAATTGTAGCCACGCTAATTAGATTAGGTCAGTTAGTCAAGAGATTACGTCAATTCTCAGGTTGAGACCTATCGTTTAGATAGATTGGGATAGAGTTATCCTACTATTTATGTAAAACGATTTTTGATTTATCGGAACAATAGTTTTGCCATCTCTTAATAGGGTTTTCAATGAGGAACCGCGGAAATTAGTAATGTGTAAGAATAAATTGATAATGAAGGTTGTGGATACACTTCTTGGTAACG
Proteins encoded in this region:
- the LOC126629337 gene encoding ubiquitin-conjugating enzyme E2 10-like isoform X1, coding for MASKRILKELKDLQKDPPTSCSAGPVAEDMFHWQATIMGPPDSPYAGGVFLVTIHFPPDYPFKPPKVAFRTKVFHPNINSNGSICLDILKEQWSPALTISKVLLSICSLLTDPNPDDPLVPEIAHMYKTDRNKYETTARSWTQKYAMG
- the LOC126629337 gene encoding ubiquitin-conjugating enzyme E2 10-like isoform X2 encodes the protein MFHWQATIMGPPDSPYAGGVFLVTIHFPPDYPFKPPKVAFRTKVFHPNINSNGSICLDILKEQWSPALTISKVLLSICSLLTDPNPDDPLVPEIAHMYKTDRNKYETTARSWTQKYAMG